Genomic segment of Malus domestica chromosome 15, GDT2T_hap1:
TTAGTAAAGTGATGTAAATTCCACAAGCAATTACAATTGCCCCCACTGCAGGTGGCAAGATTATGTGCACAACTTTGGAACCAGTTTTCGATTTATGCTTCTTTTCACCAAGACTATTGTTGCAGGGCAGTAGACCCGTAGCATTGCCACACAAACCATTGTTTCCTTGCAATGCTTTCACGGGAGCCTCTTGGAGTGCTTTGTTATTCGGAATTGGACCACATAACTGATTGTTTGATATATCGACAAACTCCAAGCCATgcaggtcatcaaaagtacttGGAATAACACCAGAAAGGTTGTTGTGGGAGAGATTTAGCGTCACCAAACTAACCAAACTAGAAAACTCAGTTGGTATCTCTCCAGCAAGAATGTTATGACTCAAATCCAGCACAGACAGCTGCAGTAACATGCCCAACTGAATTGGTATTCCATGGCTCAACTTGTTTTTGCTCAAATTCAGGTGGTGAAGTTTTGCGAAGTCCCTGATACTACTTGGTATCGACTGGCTCAAATTGTTTGCGGACAGGTCAAGATACTCGAGCTCAGTCAGTGATCCGAGTTCTTGAGGTATACCACCAGAAAGTTGATTGTCATTCAATATAAGCTTCACCATAGAAGTCAGCCTTCCAAGTTCCACGGGGATCTTCCCGACCAAATGATTTGAGGAAAGATTAAGCAAACCGAGTTGAGTCAAGTTTCCAATCTCAGGTGGTATGGATCCAGTGATGTTGTTCCCTGCAATCTCAAAATCTGTTAGCTGCAAAGACTTGCCCCATTTGTGTGAAATTTCACCGTAAAACTTATTGTCGCTTAGGTTTATGTAGTCCAAGTTCGGATAAACACCAAAGTCTTCAGAAATATTTCCAGTGAATTGGTTTCCATCAAGGCGAACTCTGTACAATGTTGTGCAGTTTCTCAAGCTTTCTGGCATTCGACCTGACAGACGATTGCCATTTGCAGTGAAATTGTTAAGCCTCCCACTTTTGCAGATGTTCTGCGGCAAATGGCCAGTTAAATTGTTTCTGGCAACTCGTAACACAACCAAATTCATGAGATCTCCTATCACTTCTGGAATGGAACCCGAGAGCAGGTTGTCACGAATATACAAAACTTCTAATCTGCTCAAATCACCAATTGAAATGGGAATAGGACCGCTGAGCTTATTCTCCATGATATTTAGAACAACAAGAGACTTCATGTTCCCAATGTTTTCCGGTATAGGGCCTGAAAGATTGTTCCGGTATAGTTCGAGCACAGTAAGGTTCATAAGGTCACATAAGGATTCCGGGATAGGACCTGAAAGGTTGTTGCTGTAAAGGCTGAGATGGCTGAGAGATATCAGATTCCCTATTTCTAGAGGAATAGAGCCAACAAGCATGTTTTGATACATGTataaaaatcttaatctttttAAGTCGACAAAAGTTGGTGGGAAGGAACCTGTGAGATTGTTGGTGTTCAAGTAAAGCTCTACCAAATTCGAAAGGTTACCAATTTCTAAAGGAATGGAACTATTAAGAAAGTTCCTACACAAGTTCAAGTAAGTGAGATTGGTTAAATTTCCGAAAGAAGAAGGAATCGAACCATTCAAATTATTAGcggacaaatcaagatggaCTAGTTTGGAGGGTTGACTGATTTGAGATGGAATGGCACCAAAGATCGAGTTCACGCTGAGATCGAAGTACTCAAGATTCGGGAACAAGGAGAATGAAAATCCATCGAGCGTACCTTGTAAGCCAGATTTTGTGAGGTTTATTTTGGTGACACTCATGGCACCATTGCAAGAAATGGCAAACCAAGTGCATGGACCAGTTGCGTTGGAAGGGTGCTGCCATGAAGCTAGGCGTGCGTGAGGATCTTGAAGACCGGTTTTCCATAGCAGAAGAGCAGCAGCTTCTTCAGCAGACGTAGCAAAATCAAATGCTGATGAACCGAAAACAATCAAGAACACAAAAAGGAAGCTCAGAGAGCTGGAACAGTTCTTAAAGGTTGGTGATGGAGATGCTCCCATGGTGCTTGTAATGGCTTTAACATCCCACAGATGTTCTTGTTAACAAATTTATGTACAGAGTTTCAAAAACTTGGAAAGCTTACTTCGTTGTTTTGCAAAATTTCTTGTGATGAGACCAATTAATTAAGACTTCAAAACTTAAAAATGTTCTCggagaaaattattattatccATATTTTTAGTCAActtgttttttcaaaatttatattggaATCTGACCATTGAATTTCTTTGATATTTGACAGCATAGAATATTTCAGAAAATACTGAGCCCATAAAAATTTCTTTCATATTTGCACGTTTTTGTTTAAATTATAAAGAGAATCTAATATTGAATGAGTCcaacatgttttttttaataatatgaaGTCAAAAGAGAAAATCGTAGTgatagtccctcaactttaactcgtttggagaaaagatccatcaattaaaaattcatgatcattggtccattgactcatcaaaacgtgcagttatggtcattttcatcaactccATTAGAACTTCAACTAAAATGAGTCACGTGCATGGCATGTGAGGCCAAATCAAGGATCAAATATGGAAAACCAATGAGAAAAATTGTAacggtctctcaactttaacctaatttgagaaatggtccatcaactttaacctagttgaagcaatggtccctcaactacaACTCAGTTGTGGCAAtgatccttccaacataaccCATTTTGGTGGAATTCTGACGGATTTGAGAAAATGGACCATAACTGCACATTtggatgagttaagggaccaataaTCATGGATATTTAGTTAAATGATCATTGCTCCAAGAAAGATTACGATTctaattttaatataaaattccAACATTGAACAAACTATGACATTACAGGCAATTTAGTTGACCTTTTGTTATTATATTTCAAGTTGAACAAGTTAAGTGAGCAATAGAATAACACGTCATGAAACACGCAGCACACTTCGGCACTGCCGTAGGATCGACAGATTGCGTCTTGTGAAGACTCGGCAACAGTTTTTAGAGGCCAAATCCTCAAAGAGTGGCGTAAGATTGAAATCGGACCAAGTCTTGCCTCTTCGAGGATGCACCCGTTGCTTGAAAAAACGTCTCACATTTGCTTCATCGTGCAGAGCAGATCTTGCATTTTTTCCTCTTGGCGGCTATACAAGGTCACGCGGTCATTCCAAGAAATGTAACATAGCAAAAATCAAAATTGCAACACGCAAGACTTGCCCACACCCTCGATTACACCAGTGACATTCAGGGGCAACATCGAAATGCCAAGCGCTTAAAGTTTATGGAATAGCATTATTAGTCCAAGATATCACAGTGAAGTGTGGCCTGGTCCTTCCCCTGCTAGACTTTGAATAACAGAACCCAAAACGCAGGTCTCCTTCAACATCGAAGGAACATGTTACATTGCGATTATAGCATATAGGAGTTTTAACAATGGTATCGAGATAATCTTACAAAGAACCCAAAGAAATTCAccgaaattaaagaaaaattgcaCAATCCTAGTCACATAGCTTAATCACAATTATTACTTAACTTGGTTGAACATGAATAATATTTCACATAGCTGAACAAGTACCCTGTGTCAGTAATTACCTAAATATACCAACTATTGCATCAACAAGAGCATGACTCGAGAATATTCACCGCGCGGCGGCAGCTGCCAGCAACTAGCTAATGATCGATCATAACCCGCCCACCACCCCTACTAGTCccagaaaagaaaagcaaaacaaaagtcGATGTGTTTTCCTATAAACTGCATCTGCTCCTATAAGGTAAATACTGCACCAGCtcctacttaaaaaaaatactgcATCAGCTACATGCAATGGCAAGTGAATTCCGACCAACTTAGGCAACCACAGCATCCACGATTCCTTTAAAGGACCAAACTTTTACGATCAGTGAGCAAAATCAGTGTGATCAagggaaaaaacaaaaaccaaaggaTATAAGACTGGAAACATGAGTTTTACTCTTACCAACCAGAGTTTCATGAAAGCAAAACAGGTTAAGAGCAGACCGCAATCAGCAAGAACATGACATTGACATCTACCATTTGTGTAGTTAAAATAGCACCAACAGCTAGTACAGCATCTCGTCAACCAGCAAGTTCACTTTTCCCGGAAACCACTAAATAAGGCCAATATTGCAAGTAGGAAAAGACCAGACTGCAATCAGTGTGGACATGACACATTGACATCTACCATTTCTGTACCAACAGCTAGTACAGCTACAGCATCTCGCCAATCAGCAATGTTCACTCTTCCCGAACATCACTAAATAAGGGCAGTATATGGACACCATAAGTATACGAACAAAGCACATTTCAGTTtaaggaaagaaaaaacaaacacaaGTAAAAATAACGGAGCAGAAAAAACACCAGCAATCAAAAAGCttaaaacaaatacaaatagaAAGAAACCAAAAAGATTAAatattctgaaaaaaaaaaatacaactatAGAACCTAACAAAGTTGCAATATAAAACTATAACAAGAAAACTCCCATCGCATGGGCTGCTAAGGCCATCATAAAAACTACAGCAAACACTTTATATTGTACCAGCCCATTAATAAGAATACAAAAAGCTACAATCAAACTTAGATGAGTTAAAAAACTCACTGTCTCCAACAAAGAAATGTTTAACCTTCAACAAAACTGCAGGAAGTCAAAAGTAACATTCAATACGTTGATCCATAATATAAAACTCATCCTCCAACAATGAATGCAGACACAAGCCCTCAAGCCAAAAGTTATCATCTCGGGCCACAAGTTGAGAGTCCATCATTCCTGCAGAACAAATATAACTTAAACAACTCGTACAGAGACTTATTCATCCAATAGTATGTTGCAATCCAACAAAAGGAACAATTAACTGTCTGTCTTGAGGTTTATGGGCTTACATCAGCGTCAGATTTACGAGGGGAAGGACTTGGAGAATCATCACGTCGTCCATGTGGTGAATCATCTTTGGGGGTAGGAGAGCGTTCCTTGCGGTTGCGTCCAAAAACATTCTCACCCCTAGGTGGTGTCGTACGAGGAGACGCGCTTCTCTGAGGAGATGCACTCATGCGAGGAGATAAGCTCCTCCGAGGAGATGGGCTCCTGCGAGACTTGGAGCTATTCCGAACAGGAGAGGCACTTTGAAGTACACAAGGTTTGCATCAAATAACACATTAGTAAGGCACAATAGTTCAtgataaaaaacataaaatagaagCAATATTTTATACCTTCCATATGACCGGCTCCGACTACGCCGCTCATCATCATATCTGGCCCTCTTACGATTACCAGGACTTGCACTGCGGCTCCTACTTCTGTAGCGATGCTCTCTTTCACTCCTATGGTGCCTGTCACGACTATACCTCTCCCTACTTCGACTACGAGTTCCGTAATCCTTTTCCTTATATTCATCTCGATACCTAACAACTTTTAGGGTCAGTTGCTGCAACATAATTTCCACAAATTTTGTAGACTCATGACAATGGTAAAGCTTTCCGTAAACACACAATTACTAACATATATGGTCGTATTAGATACCAAAAACAAACACCTTAAATCCATGTAAAATCTGTTCAGTGAGAATAGAGGCCTAAGTCGTAAGAACTGTACTGATCAACTCaataggaggaaaaaaaaagtcagCTCCAAGGAACAGGTGTACCATTGCAATAATCAAATAACTGAAACAGAGACATCACCCTCCACCCAAAAGCATCATGCATCATGCAGCGTTAATAAATAGTTAAGAGCTCTCTGTCAACAGCAAACGAGAAAGACAATGCAgatcaaattcaaaacaacTGAGCCCACCTGAGCCCAAGAGTCGTCTTCCATTATGCTACGAACTCCAattatgaaaacaaaaacagtaACTGATGCACAAGCCCcccagttaaaaaaaattaaagaaaagaaaacagtgagCTGCTAAAAAAGACACAAATCTCCCCTCCTTGATAAGTCCAAACTGATACACCTCTCACCCTATGCTACAACAGCATATCACCTAGCACATATGCAGGTCCACTTCAATGGCAACTGATAACCATCAACTGCTAAAGTTAATGCCTAGATGTACTAAAGTAAACAGCAAGCTACGAATACCGACTAAATACAGCACACACATATTATTCAGAAGGAACTGAGAAATCAATATGCAGTAACGCAGGACTAAAAACGCAACATTAGAACACAAAATATCGCTTTTACCCAATTCTAGTTCAAACAGGAATACAACGATTTCTGCTCCACCCAATTCCAGCAGAGAAGAAATCTTACCTAGGACGAGGACTTCGGCTTCGGGACCTTGATTTGAGCTTGGAAGTTGATTCACTTACCCTACCCTTGTGGctacaaaatcaaaattttcaaattgttaAAATAGCAAAActccaacaacaaaaaatcaGAACTTGCAACAAACCAAATACACAATACCCATAATATCAAACAAAAAACTTACATTCGCTCCGCATTGGGGCCGTACTTAGCAAACTGAACCATAATCTCTCTTCCATCAACAACTCTCCCTGAAAtcaaattcaattatttaattACAAAACCCTACCTTCTAATTAAGCTCATAAGAgcctatgagagagagagagagaggaaccaTCGAGCTTCTCCACCGCCTTATGCGCCTCGTCCTGATACTTATATCGGACAAAAGCAAATCCGCGAGAATCGCCAGTCCTCCGGTCTCGGGGAATGAAGACATCGACGACCTTGCCGTACTTGTCGAAGAGCGGGAAGAGGTCGTCCGCTGTGGTTCCTGGTAAACACAAACCaaacaaagagagagaaaaagtgtcaGCGAGAGAGAGACTTAGGGCTTTCAGCAAGGggatggaggaggaggagaagggtaAAAGGCGAATTACGGAAAGTGATGTTGAGGACGAGGAGGGAGTAGGTGTCTCTGATGTCCGGAGGTCCGGATCGACCGAAGTGCGACATCTCCGAGAGGGATTGGAGCGGCGAGCGTGTGTTAGTCTGCGGCGGACTAGGGATCGGGAGCGCTAGGGTTTGTGATTTGTGGTGGGGGATTTTGGGAGCACAGTGAAAGGATTTAAGATATTGGGCGGCATGTTGACGAATATGCCCCTATTTTTGTTTCTATATTCAACGTGTTTTTGCGGTTTACTCTGTTTACCTGACTTCATCCGGTTTTGTCCGCTTTCCCGCCAATATGTAGATTCCATAAGAtgcaacgtttttttttttcttttttttttctaaaccaTCAAATAATACTTGTGTTTCTCTTATAGGGAACCTACTTGTCTCATCATTTACGATTAACAAATATTTACAGTCCAAACATTATAACTATAACTTCTCATTATCTTTGTCATCATCTAAAGATCATAatgcaaaaaattattcaatttggAAATCTTGTAGTCATTCATATACATAAAACGATAGACAGTTCATCAAGGATGATACTTGTTACCAAAACCATAGATTGGTTTGACACGTATAGAGTCTAGACAATTTCCAAATTGAATGATCTTTTGCAGATTTAATATTTAGACGATGCTAAAGAGAATAAACAGTTCAGATTATGATATTCGAACGGTAAAAATTTATTAACTGTAAGTAGGGTGACAAGTAGGTCATCTCATGGAAGAAACACAAGCATTATCCTAAGAGATATAGCATCTAACATTATTAATAGAATCGATAAGAATTTTGGAGTCTTCAACGGTTGTATGAGAATAGCCAGCTCGAACATTATGCAGTAACTAATCTCCAAGAGCTATATCTTCATAAGTGAGGACATCAGCAGGACCAAGATCTAGAGGAATGGACCACCATGAATGACGAAACTGGAAGCTGCATATGGCAGATGAGAATAACAGAACCATTAAAATTGAGCTTGACAGAAGAGTAATGTTACACTTATTGTATTTTTCATGTTATATTTGTACCATATGTTTATGCTACATTTGTACTACATTTTAAACAAATGTAGGATCTATCAACACATGTGTCTCATTAAAAATGAtacaaatataatatataaaatatgatAAGAATAGCATTTTTATTAACAGGATGATacaaagtaatgatgcaaataaTACTGGTGGTATGATCTCTCTTCCTTTTAAATGTGTTGTGGTACCATGGTTTGTGCCTCACATAGCGCACCAAGGAACCTCAAAGGAGGAGGCCCaatatgtttttatatataatgtCCTCACACTATAATCGGGTATGTGCAAGTTGTCCTTTACATAATTACGGAATGAGCTTATGTAAGTTGAGTCCTATTTTATTCCAAGGCCAATGGTTAGCCTAAACCTATAAAATTATTTCAAACTCATAAAATCTTAACACATAATATTTATAGTCAAACAATTGATCTCCAAGCAAATGAAGTATCTAATAAACCTTTCTTTATATGGAAAATATATACAACACGGAGTGAAGATAATAAATTTGTATCAAACTCATTATTcacaagattcgaacctaaggcTTCTTATTTAGGGCTAACTACATTTCACATCCTTCAGGTTTAGGATGATCTTCATAATAGACcataaagttttaattttctcattttCTCATTTTGCACTATAAGGGATTGAAATTGTATCAATGTATGCTTTCGGTAGGGTTGATCATTTGATCCTTCATTATTAGATTGATGAGATAGCATGAGAAACTTATATGTGACAACGTGTAAGCTATATTTGCACGacagtgataaaaaaaaaactcatcaatTTGATGAAGAATTAGatgtttaaaaaaacaaaagatataGATTAAGTTTAAAAGATCAAAGTCTAATGCGAGAAAATTATAACCTCATAACATATTTGAAAACCACATCAAATTTAAAATGTAGATATATTGACAACTTGAATAACATTAGCTTTCTAGTTTCTACCATGTTTCCTTGGGGTTTGAGTTTGTCTTCTCAATCTTTGTTTATCTGCTGGAGTAAGTTAAGGCCCCGTTTGGTGGGCAGTATGGAATGGGATGTGATGGGTTATTTCTAATTAAATTAGACTTGTAGCCCAGCTAATATTGGTGAGAAAAATTGTAGCACGGACTGAATTGACTACAAATCTGAAATAAGGGAAAATATGATGGGTTATGTAACCCAACCACATACATGGTTTATTTAACTCATCCATGTCAATCAAATCATATTCCTAAGATCAATCTCATTCAGCCCACCGAACAAGCTATAAGTCCTCATCACTTGAAATTCAAACTCAACTCCCAGCATGAATCTCTCGTACAATTTTTGCCTTTGGGGTGTAGTCAAATGACTCAAATTTGTCATGCTAAAGAAGCCTTTGtggttttcaaagaaaaaaaaagagctttTGTGTGGAAAACTATGTCATATACTCTATATGGTGAGTTGATGTTACAGAAACTTTTTAAGTCTGCTTTttagtgttttattttttatttattaatttaagcTATTTTAAAGGTGCCACTTAGTAGTTAGTACTATGATTTagtaatatttctcttcacttagagcaagtccacccatggacattgctcgggggacaggggagaggaaagggcccgaggccCTGTGAACTTGCTCCAGCGTTGAAGGAGCTCGAGCAGAGGTGAGGCCCGAGCTTCGGGCCTGTGAAGAGTTGACAGCCCGAGAGCCCGAATGGGTGTGACGTCAGGCTGACGCCAGCCCTGGCGTctgaccttttttttattttttttttgtcaggcGCATGCACCCCACTCGCACGTGGGGGCGTGTCGCACA
This window contains:
- the LOC103443597 gene encoding MDIS1-interacting receptor like kinase 2-like, which produces MGASPSPTFKNCSSSLSFLFVFLIVFGSSAFDFATSAEEAAALLLWKTGLQDPHARLASWQHPSNATGPCTWFAISCNGAMSVTKINLTKSGLQGTLDGFSFSLFPNLEYFDLSVNSIFGAIPSQISQPSKLVHLDLSANNLNGSIPSSFGNLTNLTYLNLCRNFLNSSIPLEIGNLSNLVELYLNTNNLTGSFPPTFVDLKRLRFLYMYQNMLVGSIPLEIGNLISLSHLSLYSNNLSGPIPESLCDLMNLTVLELYRNNLSGPIPENIGNMKSLVVLNIMENKLSGPIPISIGDLSRLEVLYIRDNLLSGSIPEVIGDLMNLVVLRVARNNLTGHLPQNICKSGRLNNFTANGNRLSGRMPESLRNCTTLYRVRLDGNQFTGNISEDFGVYPNLDYINLSDNKFYGEISHKWGKSLQLTDFEIAGNNITGSIPPEIGNLTQLGLLNLSSNHLVGKIPVELGRLTSMVKLILNDNQLSGGIPQELGSLTELEYLDLSANNLSQSIPSSIRDFAKLHHLNLSKNKLSHGIPIQLGMLLQLSVLDLSHNILAGEIPTEFSSLVSLVTLNLSHNNLSGVIPSTFDDLHGLEFVDISNNQLCGPIPNNKALQEAPVKALQGNNGLCGNATGLLPCNNSLGEKKHKSKTGSKVVHIILPPAVGAIVIACGIYITLLRRNKCKQTEEGDMQPKEFELRTISIFDGKLFYEEIIKATEDFDDAYCIGRGGFGSVYKAKLPLDNLVAVKKLHTPSDGEWSTRKELLNEVKTLTEIRHRNIVKLYGFCSHSQHSFLVYEYLERGSLFSILDNDEEAKKLDWSKRLNIIKGVAHGLSYMHSDVSPPIVHRDISSKNILLDDEYEACISDFGTAKLLEINSSNWTAVAGTFGYVAPEFAYTLKVTEKCDVYSFGVLALEVIQGKHPSNLMGSLLSPVLREGKMLGDLLDDRIAPPTDIVLVELTTVFKLAVACLHENPRFRPTMYDISQIISLEISDIEKGQVER
- the LOC103437437 gene encoding serine/arginine-rich splicing factor SC35-like — its product is MSHFGRSGPPDIRDTYSLLVLNITFRTTADDLFPLFDKYGKVVDVFIPRDRRTGDSRGFAFVRYKYQDEAHKAVEKLDGRVVDGREIMVQFAKYGPNAERIHKGRVSESTSKLKSRSRSRSPRPRYRDEYKEKDYGTRSRSRERYSRDRHHRSEREHRYRSRSRSASPGNRKRARYDDERRSRSRSYGSASPVRNSSKSRRSPSPRRSLSPRMSASPQRSASPRTTPPRGENVFGRNRKERSPTPKDDSPHGRRDDSPSPSPRKSDADE